From a single Lolium rigidum isolate FL_2022 chromosome 7, APGP_CSIRO_Lrig_0.1, whole genome shotgun sequence genomic region:
- the LOC124674360 gene encoding peptidyl-prolyl cis-trans isomerase FKBP19, chloroplastic-like, whose protein sequence is MSSPACRPGLPAPRRQATLLLQPAAPPSVSRRPIHRTGSGRSTFEVCSPGACRRQTRVISSCHGGMIERRRLLLIPAITITIGSFQYSLENGAAKAEFTDMPALRGKDYGKTKMSYPDYTETESGLQYKDLRVGDGPSPKKGETVVVDWDGYTIGYYGRIFEARNKTKGGSFEGGDKEFFKFKIGSGQVIPAFEEAMTGMRPGGVRRIIVPPDIGYPDNDLNKLGPKPTTFSGQRALDFVLRNQGLIDKTLLFDIELIRIVPTQ, encoded by the exons ATGTCATCCCCGGCGTGCCGTCCCGGCCTCCCGGCGCCCCGCCGGCAGGcgacgctcctcctccagccggccgCTCCTCCGTCCGTCTCGAGGCGGCCTATCCATCGAACAGGATCTGGGCGCTCCACCTTCGAGGTCTGTTCTCCTGGGGCCTGCCGTCGTCAAACTCGGGTCATCTCTTCTTGCCATG GTGGTATGATAGAAAGAAGGAGACTactattgattcctgcaattactATAACCATTGGTTCCTTTCAGTACAGTCTGGAGAATGGAGCAGCAAAAGCTGAATTTACTGATA TGCCAGCGCTTCGTGGGAAGGATTATGGAAAGACAAAAATGAGTTATCCTGATTATACTGAAACAGAATCTGGCCTCCAGTACAAG GACTTGCGGGTTGGAGATGGCCCATCCCCAAAGAAGGGGGAGACTGTAGTG GTTGATTGGGATGGATACACAATTGGATACTATGGTCGCATTTTCGAAGCTCGAAATAAGACAAAAGGTGGTTCGTTTGAG GGTGGTGATAAAGAATTCTTCAAGTTTAAGATTGGATCAGGACAG GTAATACCAGCTTTTGAGGAGGCTATGACAGGCATGCGTCCAGGTGGAGTTAGAAG GATAATAGTACCACCGGATATTGGATATCCTGACAATGACTTGAACAAGTTAGGCCCAAAACCAACAACATTCTCG GGACAAAGGGCTCTAGATTTTGTTCTAAGGAATCAAGGGCTAATAGATAAAACTCTCCTGTTTGACATTGAGCTTATCAGGATAGTTCCAACTCAATAG